DNA from Dethiosulfovibrio peptidovorans:
ATGGCGTTTGTATCCTTGGCGGTCGCCACAGCGATGGTTGCCTTTCTGGCTGGCCCTCCATCAGCTATCTCCTTTGCCGTTGGTTTTGGTCTCTTGGGACTGGGTTTAGGCTTTTTGGCCTCGCGACTTGATAGAGGTGTGGATATCATGCTTTATGGGGTGGGGGTCTCCCTGCTCAGCAAGCTTTTTCTCATGGTGATTCTGACGCAACTCACCGGAGTTAACCCTTTCGACCCCGACATAGAAGAGATCCGTTCTGTGGTGGAGCGAATGAGTGAAATGCTGGGAAGGGCTGGCTCTGGAGGTGCTCGACAGCAGATAGAAACCATGCTTCGGGTTATCCCTCTTATGTTCCCGGCCATGCTTGTCGTGGCAAGTGCCATGGACTGTCTATTGACCTACGTGGTCTCCCGTCAGGTTCTTCAACGTATTGGTGCCGTGAGGCTCCCCTCCCTGCCTCCTTTTGAGGAGTGGCGCTTCCCCAAGAGTCTCTTTTGGGCCTTTGTCCTGTCGGTTATCATGCTCTTTTTCGAGAAGTCCACACAGCAGGCTTCTCTCTTCTCCCAGATAGGCTTGAATCTGAGGCTCATCGCCAGCCTTCTCTTTATGATCCAAGGCTTGGCTGTCCTGTGGGCGTTTATGAGCAGCCGTGACATTGCTCAGGGGTGGCGGTTGGGAGCAGCCATTTTGGTGATTCTGGTTCCATTTTTGTCCCAGATCGCCGTCGTATTGGGAGTAGTAGATATTTGGATCGATTGTAGATCGAAGTTTCAAGGCCGGAGGTGACCGAAGAATGAAAGTTATCTTGATGGACGAGGTCAGAAAGCTGGGTAAGAAAAACGAGGTTCTGGAAGTCTCCGATGGATATGCCCGAAACTTTCTCTTTCCTCGAAAGTTGGCCATTGAGGCAACGAAAGGAAACTTAAATAAGCTTCAGGACCAAGAAAATTCCTCGAAAAAGAAGGATCAGCAAGCGAGAGCTCAGGCGGAGGAGGAGAGGAAGCACCTTCAGAATCGTCAGGTTACGGTCTCAATGAGCGCCGGAGAGGGGGGGCGTCTCTTTGGCAGCGTGACCACCGCTCAGATCGTTGAGGCGATCAGGGAGCAGTTCGACGTGAACGTGGACAAAAAAAACGTGAGAATTGCCGATGTGGTCAAGACTTTAGGGCATTATCCTTGTACGGTCAGACTATACCAGGGGGTCGAGGCGTCTATGACCTTGAAGGTGGAGGATCGGTAGGGCAGTGAGTATCCCCGGCTACGACCGGATTCCGCCTCAGAACCTGGAGGCCGAACGGGCGGTCATGGGATCGTGTCTCATGGACAGGGAGGTCCTGATCCAGATCTCGGAGTTTCTCACTGCTGAAGACTTTAGAGACAGCAACTACCAGATCGCTTTTGAGGTCCTCTTGGATATGCTCCGAGAGGACCGTC
Protein-coding regions in this window:
- a CDS encoding 50S ribosomal protein L9, giving the protein MKVILMDEVRKLGKKNEVLEVSDGYARNFLFPRKLAIEATKGNLNKLQDQENSSKKKDQQARAQAEEERKHLQNRQVTVSMSAGEGGRLFGSVTTAQIVEAIREQFDVNVDKKNVRIADVVKTLGHYPCTVRLYQGVEASMTLKVEDR